A single region of the Pan troglodytes isolate AG18354 chromosome 18, NHGRI_mPanTro3-v2.0_pri, whole genome shotgun sequence genome encodes:
- the GABARAPL2 gene encoding gamma-aminobutyric acid receptor-associated protein-like 2: MKWMFKEDHSLEHRCVESAKIRAKYPDRVPVIVEKVSGSQIVDIDKRKYLVPSDITVAQFMWIIRKRIQLPSEKAIFLFVDKTVPQSSLTMGQLYEKEKDEDGFLYVAYSGENTFGF, encoded by the exons ATGAAGTGGATGTTCAAGGAGGACCACTCGCTGG AACACAGATGCGTGGAGTCCGCGAAGATTCGAGCGAAATATCCCGACAGGGTTCCG GTGATTGTGGAAAAGGTCTCAGGCTCTCAGATTGTTGACATTGACAAACGGAAGTACTTGGTTCCATCTGATATCACTGTGGCTCAGTTCATGTGGATCATCAGGAAAAGGATCCAGCTTCCTTCTGAAAAGGCGATCTTCCTGTTTGTGGATAAGACAGTCCCACAGTCCAG cCTAACTATGGGACAGCTTTACGAGAAGGAAAAAGATGAAGATGGATTCTTGTATGTGGCCTACAGCGGAGAGAACACTTTTGGCTTCTGA